In Caproicibacterium amylolyticum, a genomic segment contains:
- a CDS encoding ATP-binding cassette domain-containing protein yields MQLIIRDLKKNFDNKEVLKRVSFTFERGKIYGLLGRNGAGKTTFFNCINEDLKPDGGSFFIEENGNERTVQAEDIGYVLSTPVVPEFLTGREFLKFFTDINSKRIPNKKSLDDYFDLMKIAKDDRDKLLKDYSHGMKNKMQMLVNFIANPAILLLDEPLTSFDVVVADEMKLLLRQIKKDHIIIFSTHIMELALDLCDEIVILNQGVLEEIQKENLDNTEFKDKIIAALKGEEDV; encoded by the coding sequence ATGCAACTAATTATTCGGGATTTAAAAAAGAATTTTGACAATAAAGAAGTTTTGAAAAGGGTTAGTTTTACCTTTGAAAGAGGAAAGATCTATGGTCTGCTGGGGCGAAATGGCGCAGGCAAAACAACTTTTTTTAATTGTATAAATGAAGATTTAAAGCCGGACGGCGGTTCTTTTTTCATTGAGGAAAACGGTAATGAACGTACTGTACAGGCTGAAGATATCGGTTATGTACTTTCCACACCCGTTGTTCCAGAGTTTTTAACGGGCAGAGAATTCTTAAAATTCTTTACGGACATTAACTCCAAAAGAATTCCAAACAAAAAATCACTGGATGACTACTTCGACCTGATGAAGATTGCGAAAGATGACCGTGACAAACTGTTGAAAGACTATTCGCATGGCATGAAAAATAAAATGCAGATGCTGGTGAATTTCATTGCCAATCCTGCTATCCTGCTTCTGGATGAACCGCTCACTTCATTTGATGTGGTGGTTGCAGACGAAATGAAGCTGCTGCTGCGGCAAATTAAAAAAGACCACATTATTATTTTTTCCACGCACATTATGGAACTGGCTTTGGATCTATGCGATGAAATTGTAATTCTGAATCAAGGCGTTTTGGAGGAAATTCAGAAAGAAAATCTGGATAATACAGAGTTTAAAGATAAAATCATCGCTGCACTGAAAGGAGAAGAAGATGTTTGA
- a CDS encoding helix-turn-helix domain-containing protein has protein sequence MENKQSLKEQTPHGTVSFPFASYRWNGENRLDVTLHWHNEAEIIFLHEGAFEMNVNMQTYRVEAPAMLFLMPEEIHSLRLVRGLRESAFVFDLKMLSFENFDAVQYKIIHPLIENQIQFPRLVQANSPVWNQLAAAYLHALYASEKEGIGACLQVKAGLYQMIACLYEQNCFQQESRPKKNDTYQIETIKKVLTFLRGSYSQKITVEDAAKIAGMNPQYFCRYFRKMTGCTLTAYLNTIRVEHAKQLLLETDSKVIDIAACCGYENIGYFIKRFQDMAGMPPSAFRKQAKRSK, from the coding sequence ATGGAAAACAAACAGTCTCTAAAAGAGCAGACACCGCACGGAACTGTCAGCTTTCCGTTTGCCAGCTACCGGTGGAATGGAGAAAACCGACTGGATGTAACGCTGCACTGGCACAATGAAGCAGAAATTATTTTTTTGCATGAAGGCGCTTTTGAGATGAACGTAAATATGCAGACATACAGAGTGGAAGCACCGGCGATGCTGTTTCTCATGCCGGAAGAAATTCATTCTCTCCGGCTGGTACGGGGACTGCGCGAAAGTGCTTTCGTTTTTGATCTGAAAATGCTGAGCTTTGAAAATTTTGATGCAGTCCAGTATAAAATTATTCATCCGCTGATTGAAAATCAAATTCAGTTCCCGCGCTTGGTTCAGGCAAACAGCCCTGTGTGGAATCAGCTGGCTGCCGCATATCTCCATGCACTGTACGCATCAGAAAAAGAGGGCATTGGCGCATGTTTACAGGTAAAGGCCGGACTTTATCAAATGATCGCCTGCCTTTACGAACAGAACTGCTTTCAGCAGGAATCACGGCCAAAGAAAAACGACACGTATCAGATTGAAACAATTAAAAAGGTTTTGACCTTTTTGCGTGGTTCCTATTCACAAAAAATCACCGTAGAGGATGCCGCAAAAATCGCCGGAATGAATCCGCAGTATTTCTGCCGCTATTTTCGCAAAATGACCGGCTGCACACTGACTGCCTATCTCAACACAATACGCGTTGAGCATGCTAAACAGCTTCTACTGGAAACGGACAGCAAAGTCATTGATATCGCTGCCTGCTGCGGATATGAAAACATTGGTTACTTCATTAAGCGCTTTCAAGATATGGCGGGAATGCCGCCCTCCGCTTTTCGCAAGCAGGCAAAGAGGTCAAAATAG
- a CDS encoding alpha-glucosidase, producing the protein MEKKWWHDKVAYQIYPKSFCDTNGDGIGDLRGIINKLDYLKELGIDILWLSPIYASPFVDEGYDISDYYKIAPEFGTMEDFDELLEETKKRGMYLIMDLVVNHCSDKHEWFQKALAEPDGKYADYFYFVKGKNGNPPSNYRSYFGGSAWEPIPGTDKYYLHMFAKEQPDLNWENPTVKQKIYDMVNWWLNKGVAGFRIDAIINIKKDTAFPSFPPDGNDGLAAVSKMIDEVSGVGELLEELKEHTFAKQDAFTVAEVFNMKEDELREFVGESGHFSTMFDFSAECVAGNRTWLDTSPVDFHALRNAVFASQLKCQDICFLANIIENHDEPRGASRFLPDYAQNEAGVKMLATVNLLLRGIPFLYQGQEIGMRNCPMGSIEDYDDIGTKNQYTAALADGVSAEDALNACFHKSRDNARTPMQWCSSVNSGFTSGKPWLKVNPNYTEINVAEQTGRADSVLNYYRRLIALHKSDRWKEVFTEGRFAPAYQDQPSVFAYYRKVGDTCVLVAANFGVDSVTLPLIAPAEELLLKNMEAVKSIGTNLLLPSCSSAVIAF; encoded by the coding sequence ATGGAAAAAAAGTGGTGGCATGATAAAGTAGCATATCAGATTTATCCGAAAAGCTTTTGCGACACAAACGGAGACGGCATTGGCGATTTGCGTGGCATTATCAATAAGCTGGACTATTTAAAGGAACTTGGCATTGATATCCTCTGGCTTTCCCCAATTTACGCTTCGCCGTTTGTTGACGAGGGCTATGATATTTCCGATTACTACAAGATTGCGCCGGAGTTTGGCACAATGGAAGACTTTGACGAACTGCTGGAAGAAACCAAAAAGCGCGGAATGTACCTAATTATGGATCTGGTTGTCAACCACTGCTCTGATAAGCATGAGTGGTTTCAGAAAGCACTGGCCGAACCAGACGGGAAATATGCGGATTACTTTTACTTTGTAAAAGGCAAAAACGGAAATCCGCCAAGCAACTACCGCTCTTACTTTGGCGGCAGTGCATGGGAGCCGATTCCCGGTACGGATAAGTATTATCTGCATATGTTCGCAAAAGAACAACCAGATCTAAATTGGGAAAATCCAACTGTTAAGCAAAAAATTTATGATATGGTAAATTGGTGGCTTAATAAAGGCGTTGCCGGGTTCCGTATAGATGCAATTATCAATATAAAAAAAGACACGGCTTTTCCTAGTTTTCCGCCGGACGGCAATGATGGACTTGCTGCCGTATCCAAAATGATTGACGAAGTCAGCGGAGTAGGGGAACTGCTGGAAGAACTTAAAGAACATACTTTTGCGAAGCAGGATGCTTTCACAGTTGCAGAAGTATTTAATATGAAAGAAGATGAGCTGCGGGAATTTGTCGGTGAAAGCGGCCATTTCTCCACGATGTTCGACTTTTCTGCAGAGTGTGTAGCCGGAAATCGTACATGGCTGGACACCAGTCCGGTCGATTTTCATGCTCTGCGGAACGCAGTCTTTGCTTCACAACTGAAGTGTCAGGACATCTGCTTCCTTGCCAATATCATTGAAAATCACGACGAACCGCGAGGCGCCAGCCGCTTCCTCCCGGATTACGCACAAAATGAAGCGGGCGTAAAAATGCTGGCAACGGTAAACCTGCTGCTGCGGGGTATCCCGTTCCTGTATCAGGGTCAGGAAATCGGCATGCGAAACTGTCCAATGGGTTCCATCGAGGACTACGATGACATTGGTACAAAAAATCAATATACTGCAGCATTGGCAGACGGCGTATCTGCTGAAGATGCTTTAAACGCCTGCTTCCACAAGAGCCGTGACAATGCACGTACCCCTATGCAGTGGTGCAGCAGCGTAAATTCCGGTTTTACTTCCGGCAAACCGTGGCTGAAAGTGAATCCAAACTATACAGAAATCAATGTGGCAGAGCAGACTGGCAGAGCGGACTCTGTACTGAATTATTACCGTCGGCTGATTGCCCTGCACAAATCTGACCGCTGGAAAGAGGTCTTTACAGAAGGACGCTTTGCACCAGCTTATCAGGACCAGCCATCTGTATTTGCGTACTACCGCAAAGTGGGGGACACCTGTGTTCTGGTAGCCGCAAACTTTGGGGTGGATTCTGTAACACTTCCTTTGATTGCACCGGCAGAAGAACTTTTGCTGAAAAATATGGAAGCAGTTAAATCCATCGGTACAAATCTGCTTCTGCCGTCCTGCAGCAGTGCCGTTATCGCTTTTTAA